Proteins encoded together in one Coffea arabica cultivar ET-39 chromosome 2c, Coffea Arabica ET-39 HiFi, whole genome shotgun sequence window:
- the LOC113726675 gene encoding uncharacterized protein codes for MRRWRKKRRIFKSKVRIKAKKRVLKEEKITRGVSPLVEKYWLQRYDLFWRYDEGIKLDEEGWFSVTPEEIAVGHAQRCTGAGVVIDCFAGVGGNAIQFARVCDHVVAIDIDPEKVALAMNNAKVYGVEDHIDFIVGDFFQLAPSLKGDVLFLSSPWGGPSYKMTKKFTLDSLKPKDGHSLFQVAQKITPHIIMYLPRNVDLLEVEQLSWLSSPPLDIEIEGNTVRGHFKAITVYFGDAAITQLCLPRTLSGAACKVCI; via the exons ATGCGACGCTGGAGGAAGAAGCGCAGGATTTTCAAGAGTAAAG TGAGAATTAAAGCAAAAAAGAGAGTTTtgaaagaggaaaaaataaCACGGGGGGTGAGTCCGTTAGTTGAGAAGTACTGGCTCCAGAGGTACGATTTATTTTGGAGATATGATGAAGGAATTAAGTTAGACGAAGAAGGCTGGTTTTCCGTTACTCCGGAGGAGATTGCCGTCGGCCATGCTCAGCGTTGCACCGGCGCCGGTGTCGTCATCGATTGTTTCGCTGGCGTAGGTGGTAATGCCATTCAATTTGCTCGAGT GTGTGATCATGTAGTTGCCATTGACATTGACCCCGAAAAAGTTGCCCTGGCAATGAACAATGCCAAGGTATATGGTGTTGAAGACCACATCGATTTCATTGTTGGAGACTTTTTTCAGCTGGCACCATCCCTCAAG GGAGATGTATTGTTTCTTTCATCACCATGGGGAGGTCCATCATACAAGATGACTAAGAAATTTACTCTGGACTCACTGAAGCCTAAAGATGG GCACTCCTTGTTTCAAGTTGCACAAAAAATAACACCTCATATAATCATGTACTTACCCAGAAATGTGGACTTACTGGAAGTGGAGCAACTTTCTTGGTTGTCTTCACCGCCTTTGGATATTGAG ATAGAGGGAAATACAGTCAGAGGCCATTTTAAGGCAATAACTGTCTACTTTGGTGATGCTGCCATAACACAGCTTTGTCTCCCTCGAACACTATCAG GTGCTGCATGTAAAGTATGCATTTAG
- the LOC113726677 gene encoding aminotransferase ALD1, chloroplastic-like, which yields MYKISTGSSIMHCPALLESRSRLKAQMETSVVSAAPDYFTRTRVSRNVNMEKLQNNYLFPEISSRELEHMKKYPHAKVISLGIGDTTEPLPEIVALSMANYARCLSTPEGYKGYGLEQGNKELRKAIAETLYKDLQIKDTEVFISDGSQSEISRLQLLLGSKVTIAVQDPSFPAYIDSGVIMGQAGEFDHASGRYQKIEYMKCGPENNFFPDLHETPRTDIIFFCSPNNPTGQAASREQLEQLVEFAQENGSIIVYDSAYAAFVSDESPRSIYEIPGARKVAIEVSSFSKIAGFTGVRLGWTVVPDELLYSDGFPVLHDFNRIICTCFNGASNVAQAGGLACLSTEGLAAVHSAVDHYKENARILVDSFTSLGLRVYGGVNAPYVWVHFPGSKSWDVFSEILEKTHVTTVPGSGFGPGGEEFIRVTAFGRRDNILEASRRMKSLLS from the exons ATGTATAAGATATCAACCGGCAGTTCTATCATGCACTGCCCAGCTTTGCTGGAGTCTAGGTCTAG GTTGAAAGCACAAATGGAAACATCAGTGGTATCAGCTG CGCCTGATTATTTCACAAGGACAAGGGTATCCCGGAATGTCAATATGGAAAAGTTGCAAAACAACTATCTGTTTCCGGAG ATCTCAAGCCGCGAACTTGAGCATATGAAGAAGTACCCTCACGCAAAAGTAATAAGCCTTGGGATTGGTGACACCACCGAGCCGCTGCCAGAAATCGTAGCATTAAGCATGGCTAAT TATGCTCGCTGTCTATCAACACCTGAAGGTTATAAAGGGTACGGATTGGAGCAAGGGAACAAG GAATTAAGGAAAGCAATTGCAGAAACCTTGTACAAGGATTTACAGATAAAGGACACGGAAGTTTTCATATCGGATGGCTCGCAGAGTGAAATTTCACGCCTTCAG CTGCTTCTTGGATCCAAAGTAACAATTGCAGTACAGGACCCATCATTTCCG GCCTACATCGATTCTGGTGTAATAATGGGGCAGGCTGGCGAATTTGATCATGCATCCGGGAGATACCAGAAAATTGAGTACATGAAATGTGGACCTGAAAATAATTTCTTCCCGGATCTGCATGAGACTCCAAGAACTGATATCATCTTTTTTTGTTCTCCAAACAATCCGACCGGCCAAGCTGCATCGAGGGAGCAATTGGAGCAGCTCGTGGAATTTGCTCAAGAAAATGGATCAATTATTGTATATGATTCTGCTTACGCAGCTTTCGTCTCCGATGAAAGTCCTCGATCAATCTACGAAATTCCCGGTGCACGCAAG GTTGCCATTGAAGTTTCATCCTTCTCCAAGATAGCTGGTTTCACAGGAGTGCGTCTTGGTTGGACTGTGGTGCCTGATGAACTGCTGTACTCTGATGGCTTTCCCGTTCTGCACGACTTCAATCGTATCATATGCACCTGCTTCAATGGAGCTTCAAACGTAGCTCAGGCTGGCGGACTGGCTTGTCTATCCACAGAGGGACTCGCC GCCGTACATTCTGCTGTTGATCACTACAAGGAGAACGCAAGGATACTGGTCGACTCTTTCACTTCACTGGGATTAAGGGTTTACGGCGGGGTAAACGCCCCTTATGTCTGGGTGCATTTCCCTGGCTCAAAATCTTGGGATGTTTTCAGCGAAATACTCGAGAAAACACATGTAACCACGGTTCCAGGGAGTGGCTTTGGTCCAGGCGGGGAAGAATTCATAAGGGTTACTGCTTTTGGGCGCAGGGATAACATCTTGGAAGCATCAAGGAGGATGAAAAGCCTCCTTTCCTAA
- the LOC113726674 gene encoding uncharacterized protein translates to MSMKAAKNMRGFMCQSPAATAVCMASEPLSVIVRRGPESDRTLAEHARLIDSTKHSRMVEPRARSRGLASATLRSAIVPSFGVENQPDKASRSQVVSSLAERDQVFQVVVMRVSLHCQGCAGKVKKHLSKMEGVTSFSIDLESKRVTVMGHVSPTGVVESISKVKRAELWPSAPC, encoded by the exons ATGAGCATGAAGGCAGCGAAGAATATGAGGGGTTTCATGTGCCAATCTCCAGCTGCTACAGCAGTGTGCATGGCAAGCGAACCCTTGTCTGTGATAGTGCGAAGGGGGCCTGAATCCGATCGAACCTTGGCTGAACATGCAAGGCTGATCGATAGCACAAAGCACAGTCGCATGGTGGAGCCTCGTGCTCGTAGCCGTGGATTGGCTTCAGCTACTCTCAGATCAGCTATTGTTCCATCTTTCGGAGTCGAGAATCAACCAGATAAGGCATCCCGATCCCAAGTTGTCTCTTCATTAGCAGAACGGGATCAGGTTTTCCAG GTGGTTGTCATGAGAGTCTCCCTGCATTGCCAAGGCTGCGCTGGTAAAGTGAAGAAACATTTATCTAAAATGGAAG GGGTAACATCGTTCAGCATTGATCTGGAGAGCAAGAGGGTGACTGTGATGGGACATGTCTCACCAACGGGAGTGGTTGAGAGCATATCAAAGGTGAAAAGAGCAGAGTTATGGCCATCGGCTCCTTGTTGA
- the LOC113726676 gene encoding F-box/kelch-repeat protein At1g22040-like, whose amino-acid sequence MGGILSTNNNKASSSQLCDISQIETCKRQRTSSSFWEDNPRLIPSLPDEISLQIIARLPRIYYLNAKLVSRSWKAAILSPELYRLRKCLGTTEEHLYILTKVDGDKLVWNALDPMSGKWQRLPPMPNVGIEDGSRRGFSGLKVWNMVGSSTRIADAIRGWLGRKDALDQIPYCGGAVGAVDGCLYVLGGFCRATVMKSVWRYDPILNAWSEVSPMSTCRAYCKTGVLNNKLYVVGGVSRGRGVLSPLQSAEVFDPRTGIWSEVPSMPFSKAQMMPTAFLADILKPVATGMTSYRGKLYVPQSLFCWPFFVDVGGEVYDPETNSWVEMPMGMGEGWPARQAGTKLSVIVDGDLYALNPSSSLDSARIKFYDHRDDTWKAVRGDVPIRDLTDSDSESPYLLAGFLGKLHVITKDANQNILVLQADWQNQLASQSASSVSLDESSKEELSVPVAGSEAILWNVIANRSAGSAELVSCQILDF is encoded by the coding sequence ATGGGGGGTATATTGAGTACTAATAATAACAAGGCTAGCTCGAGTCAACTCTGCGATATTTCGCAGATTGAAACATGCAAGAGGCAGAGGACGTCATCGAGCTTTTGGGAGGATAATCCACGATTAATCCCCAGCCTTCCTGATGAAATATCACTTCAGATAATTGCTCGACTGCCCAGAATTTACTACTTGAATGCAAAGTTAGTGTCACGCAGCTGGAAAGCCGCAATTTTGAGTCCAGAACTTTATAGGTTAAGAAAATGCCTTGGGACTACAGAGGAGCACCTCTATATTCTGACTAAGGTTGATGGCGATAAGCTTGTGTGGAATGCTTTGGACCCGATGTCCGGGAAATGGCAAAGGTTACCACCAATGCCTAATGTCGGTATTGAAGATGGATCAAGAAGGGGTTTCTCTGGACTTAAGGTGTGGAACATGGTAGGTTCAAGCACTAGAATTGCAGATGCCATACGAGGTTGGCTTGGGAGAAAGGATGCATTGGATCAAATTCCATATTGTGGAGGTGCTGTTGGAGCAGTTGATGGCTGCCTCTATGTCCTGGGTGGATTTTGCAGAGCTACAGTGATGAAAAGTGTATGGCGATATGATCCAATTCTAAATGCGTGGAGTGAAGTGAGTCCCATGTCTACCTGTAGAGCTTATTGCAAGACAGGTGTTTTAAACAATAAGCTTTATGTTGTTGGAGGTGTAAGTCGAGGTCGTGGTGTATTGAGTCCTCTTCAATCTGCTGAAGTTTTTGACCCTCGTACTGGAATATGGTCTGAAGTCCCTAGCATGCCATTTTCAAAAGCTCAGATGATGCCAACTGCTTTCCTAGCTGATATACTCAAGCCTGTTGCAACCGGGATGACTTCCTATAGAGGGAAATTATACGTTCCTCAGAGTTTGTTTTGCTGGCCCTTTTTTGTTGATGTGGGAGGTGAGGTGTATGATCCAGAAACAAATTCATGGGTTGAAATGCCAATGGGCATGGGAGAAGGTTGGCCTGCAAGGCAGGCTGGAACCAAATTGAGCGTTATCGTTGATGGAGACTTGTATGCACTCAATCCATCTAGTTCTTTAGATAGTGCGAGGATCAAATTTTATGATCACCGAGATGACACTTGGAAAGCAGTCAGAGGAGATGTACCCATTCGTGACTTAACTGATTCTGATTCTGAGTCTCCTTATCTACTTGCTGGCTTTCTTGGGAAGCTGCATGTAATCACTAAAGATGCAAACCAAAATATCTTGGTCTTGCAGGCTGATTGGCAAAATCAATTAGCTTCCCAATCAGCCTCTTCTGTTAGTTTAGATGAATCCTCCAAGGAAGAGCTCTCTGTACCAGTGGCTGGATCAGAAGCCATTCTTTGGAATGTTATTGCAAACAGGAGTGCTGGATCTGCTGAGCTGGTCAGCTGTCAGATCCTTGATTTTTAG